One region of Vibrio pelagius genomic DNA includes:
- a CDS encoding PilW family protein — translation MRSAIKSAQGSTLVEMMVASAIGVIVIGTIGSVFITNQRLSSEKSLELLLSQNLFSTTQMMKEEIWRAGYNADAGQSLKLSGASNTIYTQQVSADEAYLGFVYLQNSASSAYRNIVYQFKDNKLNYCLGESTELLAINEKPFSNISGDVTMMCQSLFFERQIQVDAFSVSVEDLSSSQASSQRVDVTLEASLVNADLSQKVMTSVVQRNWQ, via the coding sequence ATGAGATCTGCAATTAAGTCTGCTCAAGGTAGTACCTTGGTTGAGATGATGGTGGCCTCTGCAATCGGTGTGATTGTAATCGGTACGATTGGTAGTGTGTTCATCACTAACCAGCGCCTTAGCTCAGAGAAAAGCCTAGAGCTACTCCTATCACAAAACTTATTCTCCACGACTCAAATGATGAAAGAAGAGATTTGGCGTGCTGGATACAACGCCGATGCTGGCCAATCGCTAAAGTTATCTGGAGCATCAAATACAATTTATACCCAGCAAGTCAGTGCGGATGAGGCTTACCTTGGTTTTGTGTATCTGCAAAATAGTGCCTCGTCCGCTTATCGTAATATTGTTTATCAGTTCAAAGACAACAAGCTCAACTATTGCCTAGGAGAGTCAACAGAGCTTTTGGCTATCAATGAAAAGCCATTTAGTAATATAAGCGGAGACGTGACGATGATGTGTCAAAGCTTGTTCTTCGAGAGACAAATTCAGGTAGATGCGTTTTCTGTTTCTGTAGAAGATCTATCGAGTAGTCAGGCGAGTTCGCAAAGGGTCGACGTGACACTTGAGGCGTCGCTAGTGAACGCGGACCTGAGCCAGAAAGTGATGACATCAGTTGTACAAAGGAATTGGCAATGA
- the mltF gene encoding membrane-bound lytic murein transglycosylase MltF codes for MHTLTRIFSSKLLLVAITITGLAGCQIESEPKSDLEQIRERGVLRVGTLNNQLSYYIGPDGPAGLDYELAREFAEQLGVQLEMKPAYRLSGLFPALQKGEIDLIATGLAQNNEHTRGYRAAPAYYYVSQQVVYKKGQWRPRNLEQLIEFENQRQAKFIEQQNREQNEESSELTTIDDRLVPALVVIKESHFEPTLNQLQQSNPDFIYESVGNADINDLLRQVSKGELRFTVADSIELSLAQRLYPDLALAFELTEDQPISWYLKKSEDESLYALLIEFFGNLKQSGELATLEEKYIGHIGSFDYVDTRAFIRALDSKLPKWSPLFQEYSQEFDWRLIAALAYQESHWNPVAKSPTGVRGMMMLTLPTAKSVGVTNRLDPKQSVQGGVEYLRRIVNRIPDSITQHEKIWFALASYNVGYGHMMDARRLTKAQGGDPDSWSDVKDRLPLLRQKKYYSQTRYGYARGDEAKNYVENIRRYYQSIIGHVNQRTEEALEESMEDLIVIPPLAISEAESSISDAASTDELSDEDQSEE; via the coding sequence ATGCATACACTTACACGCATTTTTTCATCCAAACTTCTTCTCGTCGCAATCACCATTACCGGTTTAGCGGGATGCCAAATTGAGTCGGAACCGAAAAGCGACTTGGAGCAGATCCGAGAGCGCGGCGTGTTAAGGGTCGGAACTCTCAATAACCAACTCTCATACTATATCGGCCCAGACGGCCCTGCTGGTTTGGATTATGAATTAGCTCGAGAGTTTGCCGAGCAGCTCGGCGTACAATTAGAGATGAAACCTGCATACCGTTTGTCAGGCTTATTCCCTGCCTTACAAAAAGGTGAAATAGACCTTATCGCAACAGGTTTGGCCCAGAACAATGAGCACACCCGCGGCTACCGTGCTGCGCCAGCTTATTATTACGTAAGCCAACAAGTAGTTTACAAGAAAGGTCAATGGCGCCCGCGTAATCTAGAACAACTGATTGAGTTTGAGAACCAACGCCAAGCGAAATTCATAGAGCAACAGAACAGAGAGCAGAATGAAGAAAGCAGCGAGCTAACAACTATCGATGACAGATTAGTTCCTGCCCTTGTAGTGATTAAAGAATCTCACTTTGAACCGACTCTAAATCAACTTCAGCAATCTAACCCAGACTTTATTTACGAGTCGGTTGGCAATGCAGACATTAATGATCTTTTGAGACAAGTGTCTAAGGGCGAACTGCGCTTTACCGTTGCAGACTCCATTGAACTATCGCTGGCACAGCGCCTCTATCCAGATCTCGCGCTTGCATTCGAGCTAACGGAAGATCAACCTATCTCTTGGTACTTAAAAAAATCGGAAGATGAGAGCCTTTATGCGCTGCTGATTGAGTTCTTCGGCAACCTTAAACAGTCTGGTGAGCTAGCAACGCTGGAAGAGAAATACATCGGTCACATCGGAAGTTTCGATTACGTGGATACTCGCGCTTTTATTCGTGCACTGGACAGCAAGCTACCGAAATGGTCACCACTATTCCAAGAGTACTCGCAAGAGTTTGACTGGCGCTTGATTGCAGCCCTTGCATATCAAGAGTCGCACTGGAACCCAGTCGCAAAATCTCCAACAGGGGTGCGAGGCATGATGATGTTAACCCTTCCGACGGCGAAGAGTGTGGGTGTAACGAACCGTTTGGATCCAAAACAGTCGGTGCAAGGTGGTGTGGAATACCTACGTCGTATCGTCAATAGAATCCCTGACTCCATCACACAACATGAGAAGATCTGGTTTGCTCTTGCTTCCTATAACGTTGGCTATGGACATATGATGGATGCGCGTCGATTAACCAAAGCACAGGGTGGCGATCCGGACTCTTGGAGTGACGTAAAAGACAGACTGCCTCTACTAAGACAGAAGAAGTACTATAGCCAAACGCGCTACGGTTATGCTCGTGGTGACGAAGCCAAAAACTATGTAGAGAATATTCGTCGTTACTACCAAAGTATCATCGGCCACGTAAACCAACGCACTGAGGAAGCACTGGAAGAGAGTATGGAAGACCTTATCGTGATTCCACCGCTCGCCATCTCAGAAGCAGAGTCAAGTATCAGTGATGCAGCCTCAACCGACGAGTTGAGCGACGAAGATCAGAGCGAAGAGTAG
- a CDS encoding prepilin-type N-terminal cleavage/methylation domain-containing protein, whose protein sequence is MTSNQGGFSLFEVLISFLLVGVAALGMVKLQTYAEQKADYAIQSVEALHFAERQLEYYRTRANNVSGAVGLIRFSELHHTDHCLNADSSSPLSGLSGSEYSLSCSVVNANGAMSSALRNITVTVSWQDRMSKMQSITLETMLSKYSEFD, encoded by the coding sequence ATGACTTCTAACCAAGGCGGCTTTAGCTTATTTGAAGTGCTTATCTCATTTCTGTTGGTGGGCGTAGCGGCGTTAGGGATGGTTAAGTTACAGACTTATGCTGAGCAGAAAGCCGACTATGCGATTCAGAGTGTTGAAGCGCTGCACTTTGCTGAGAGGCAATTGGAGTATTACCGGACTCGGGCAAACAATGTCAGTGGGGCGGTTGGGTTAATTCGCTTTTCGGAACTTCACCATACGGATCATTGTCTCAATGCTGATAGTTCAAGTCCGTTATCCGGCCTATCGGGATCTGAATACTCACTCAGTTGTTCTGTAGTAAACGCTAATGGTGCTATGTCGAGTGCTCTACGTAATATTACGGTCACTGTTTCATGGCAAGATCGAATGAGTAAAATGCAAAGTATAACGCTAGAAACCATGCTTTCTAAATACAGTGAATTTGATTAA
- the tadA gene encoding tRNA adenosine(34) deaminase TadA produces the protein MSDHQFTSQDEAFMRRAMELAHQAELEGEVPVGAVLVKDGEIISEGWNRSIGSHDATAHAEIETLRKAGQTLENYRLLDTTLYVTLEPCPMCAGALLHSRVKRVVFGAPDLKAGAAGTVLNLFDSQASYHYADVEHGLLEEECRSQLQAFFKRRRKEIKEKKQQQKLAQAKDDQEGS, from the coding sequence TTGTCTGACCATCAATTTACATCGCAAGATGAAGCCTTTATGCGCCGAGCTATGGAGTTAGCACATCAAGCTGAACTTGAGGGTGAAGTGCCCGTTGGAGCGGTCTTGGTAAAAGATGGTGAAATCATCTCGGAAGGGTGGAACCGTTCGATTGGTAGCCATGATGCGACCGCGCATGCTGAGATTGAAACTTTGCGTAAGGCGGGTCAAACATTAGAGAACTACCGTCTTCTCGATACCACCTTGTATGTGACGTTAGAGCCATGCCCAATGTGCGCTGGGGCTCTTCTGCACAGCCGAGTGAAGCGCGTTGTCTTTGGCGCGCCAGACTTGAAAGCGGGAGCCGCTGGCACGGTATTGAATCTTTTTGATAGCCAAGCGTCTTACCATTATGCGGATGTAGAACATGGCTTGTTGGAAGAGGAGTGCCGCTCTCAACTACAGGCGTTTTTCAAAAGGCGTCGTAAAGAGATTAAAGAGAAAAAGCAGCAACAGAAGTTAGCGCAAGCAAAAGACGATCAAGAAGGGAGCTAG
- a CDS encoding AbgT family transporter, whose protein sequence is MSNQAVNRAPAPDKISSMDRFLNFIERAGNKIPDPALLFFWGLLLVWGLSAVLSQFDFGLIHPVSGQAVEVKNLVTGESFANFLATMVTNFTGFAPLGIVLVAMLGVGVAEASGFINTGLKKMLNVTPAKFITPVLILVAIVSHTAADAGYVLVIPLGAIIFHAAGRHPLAGIAAAFAGVSGGFAANFLPSGIDPLLAGFTQEAAAILDPTYVVNPLSNIFFTGLSSILIVSIGWYITDRIIEPRLQKTTKIDEDAEEAPDMGSFTELESKAFSRAGWAMMAGVALLIAALIPESSPLRSPSGVITAFDAPVMQSIVPLIFILFIIPGVVYGRVAGTFKASDDIIKAMSTTMASMASFMVMAFFIAQFLVAFGQSNLGTLLALSGAQLLQAMNLPGEVTIVGMVLLTAFVNLLVGSASAKWALIGPIMVPMLMAVGISPELTQAAYRVGDSVSNIISPMMVFFPLVVVYMQRYVKSSGIGSLASMMMPYSIAMLIGWTIFLLGYWALGIPLGIQAPYTYTM, encoded by the coding sequence ATGAGTAACCAAGCCGTAAATAGAGCGCCTGCACCTGACAAAATCAGTAGTATGGATCGCTTTCTAAACTTCATTGAACGTGCCGGTAACAAGATCCCAGATCCTGCGCTGCTTTTCTTTTGGGGATTACTCCTAGTTTGGGGCTTGTCTGCTGTGTTATCACAGTTTGATTTTGGGTTGATCCACCCAGTTTCTGGTCAGGCTGTTGAGGTTAAAAACCTTGTGACAGGTGAGTCTTTTGCAAACTTCCTTGCAACTATGGTGACCAACTTTACTGGTTTTGCACCATTAGGCATTGTATTGGTTGCAATGTTAGGTGTTGGTGTTGCTGAAGCGTCTGGCTTCATTAACACAGGTCTTAAGAAGATGCTTAACGTTACACCAGCTAAGTTCATTACACCTGTGCTTATTTTGGTTGCAATCGTATCCCACACTGCAGCTGATGCCGGTTACGTACTGGTTATCCCACTAGGTGCCATTATCTTCCACGCTGCGGGTCGTCACCCTCTTGCTGGTATCGCAGCGGCATTCGCTGGTGTATCTGGTGGTTTTGCTGCAAACTTCTTGCCTTCAGGTATCGATCCACTGCTAGCTGGCTTTACACAAGAAGCGGCAGCTATTCTTGATCCGACATACGTCGTGAACCCCCTTTCAAACATTTTCTTCACGGGCCTTTCTTCCATCTTAATTGTGAGTATTGGTTGGTACATCACTGATCGCATCATCGAACCACGTCTACAAAAGACGACTAAAATTGATGAAGATGCAGAAGAAGCACCGGATATGGGGTCATTCACAGAGCTAGAAAGCAAAGCATTCTCTCGTGCTGGTTGGGCAATGATGGCTGGTGTTGCGCTATTGATTGCAGCGTTGATCCCTGAGTCTTCACCACTGCGTTCACCATCAGGCGTAATTACTGCGTTTGATGCGCCGGTAATGCAATCTATTGTTCCGTTGATCTTTATACTATTTATCATTCCTGGCGTAGTATATGGTCGCGTAGCAGGCACGTTTAAGGCGAGCGATGATATTATTAAAGCGATGTCTACAACGATGGCGAGCATGGCAAGCTTCATGGTTATGGCGTTCTTCATCGCTCAGTTCTTAGTCGCGTTTGGTCAATCAAACTTAGGTACGCTATTGGCATTGTCAGGAGCACAACTTCTACAAGCGATGAATCTGCCGGGTGAAGTGACGATTGTTGGTATGGTTCTACTTACAGCATTCGTTAACTTACTAGTGGGTTCTGCATCTGCGAAATGGGCTCTGATTGGTCCAATCATGGTACCAATGTTAATGGCTGTAGGTATTTCTCCAGAATTAACTCAGGCTGCTTACCGTGTTGGTGACTCTGTATCTAACATCATTTCACCTATGATGGTGTTCTTCCCTCTAGTTGTTGTTTACATGCAGCGTTATGTGAAGAGCTCAGGTATTGGTTCGTTAGCATCAATGATGATGCCGTACTCAATTGCAATGCTAATTGGTTGGACAATCTTCCTACTGGGTTACTGGGCGCTAGGTATCCCGCTAGGTATTCAAGCACCATACACTTACACTATGTAA
- a CDS encoding GspH/FimT family pseudopilin — protein sequence MTRGFTLIELLFTVVVLSVLLAMAAPSFSSLLASSKLQRLAPEVHGFLVAARSEAIARNQELHLLFLVSNALGAIEDSEGEWDLVVSTTASYVPDNVVMHLDGSAYRDIKVSFSFLNQNSISIDGVRGRFINGNVTMASVNAPSEELSVKASNTTGRIRVCSSDPNSDGRNSIGHYGYEICN from the coding sequence ATGACTCGCGGGTTTACGCTTATAGAGCTGCTGTTCACGGTTGTTGTACTTTCGGTACTGCTGGCTATGGCTGCCCCGAGTTTTAGCTCTCTGCTTGCCTCTTCTAAACTCCAAAGACTCGCCCCAGAGGTTCATGGCTTTTTGGTTGCTGCGCGTTCTGAAGCGATTGCTCGTAATCAAGAATTGCACCTTCTATTTTTGGTTTCGAATGCGTTAGGTGCGATTGAGGATTCAGAGGGGGAGTGGGATTTGGTGGTGAGTACTACCGCTTCGTATGTTCCAGATAACGTGGTAATGCATCTTGATGGCTCAGCTTATAGAGATATCAAAGTATCGTTCAGCTTTTTAAATCAGAATTCAATCTCTATTGACGGAGTAAGAGGGCGTTTTATCAACGGCAATGTCACTATGGCTTCGGTGAATGCACCGTCTGAAGAACTCTCGGTTAAAGCCTCAAACACAACCGGGCGTATTCGGGTTTGCAGTAGCGATCCAAACAGCGATGGGCGCAATAGTATTGGTCACTATGGTTATGAGATCTGCAATTAA
- the dnaK gene encoding molecular chaperone DnaK, translating into MGKIIGIDLGTTNSCVAVLDGDKPRVIENAEGERTTASVIAYTDGETLVGQPAKRQAVTNPQNTLFAIKRLIGRRFEDEEVQRDIEIMPFKIVKADNGDAWVEAQGQKMAAPQVSAEVLKKMKKTAEDFLGEEVTGAVVTVPAYFNDAQRQATKDAGRIAGLDVKRIINEPTAAALAYGLDKQGGDRTIAVYDLGGGTFDISIIEIDEVEGEKTFEVLSTNGDTHLGGEDFDNRMINYLVDEFKKEQGIDLKTDPLAMQRVKEAAEKAKIELSSTTQTDVNLPYVTADATGPKHMNIKVTRAKLESLVEDLVQRSLEPLKVALADADLSVGEITDVILVGGQTRMPMVQAKVAEFFGKEARKDVNPDEAVAMGAAVQGGVLAGDVKDVLLLDVTPLSFGIETMGGVMTKLIEKNTTIPTKADQVFSTAEDNQSAVTIHVLQGERKQATYNKSLGQFNLEGIQPAPRGMPQIEVTFDLDADGILNVSAKDKATGKEQKITIQASGGLSEEEIEAMVQEAEANKEADKKFEELVTARNQADQMIHGTRKQVEEAGEALPADEKEKIEAAIAALESVKSGDDKEAIDAKVQELMQAAQKLMEIAQQQAQAQQAGAEAGEQPKQDDDVVDAEFEEVKDDKK; encoded by the coding sequence CGAGAATGCGGAAGGCGAACGCACAACTGCGTCGGTAATCGCATACACAGACGGCGAGACGCTAGTTGGTCAACCTGCAAAACGTCAAGCTGTTACTAACCCTCAAAACACACTATTCGCTATCAAGCGTCTAATCGGTCGTCGTTTTGAAGATGAAGAAGTACAACGTGATATCGAAATCATGCCTTTCAAAATTGTTAAGGCTGACAACGGTGATGCATGGGTAGAAGCGCAAGGCCAAAAAATGGCTGCTCCTCAAGTATCTGCTGAAGTACTTAAGAAGATGAAGAAAACAGCTGAAGACTTCCTAGGTGAAGAAGTAACTGGCGCTGTTGTTACTGTTCCTGCTTACTTCAACGATGCACAACGTCAAGCGACTAAAGATGCTGGCCGTATCGCAGGTCTAGACGTTAAGCGTATCATCAACGAACCAACAGCAGCTGCTCTAGCTTACGGCCTAGACAAGCAAGGCGGTGACCGCACTATCGCTGTATACGACCTTGGTGGTGGTACGTTCGATATCTCTATCATCGAGATCGACGAAGTTGAAGGCGAGAAGACATTTGAAGTTCTTTCTACTAACGGTGACACTCACCTAGGTGGTGAAGACTTCGATAACCGCATGATCAACTACCTAGTAGACGAGTTCAAGAAAGAGCAAGGCATCGATCTTAAGACTGATCCACTAGCAATGCAGCGTGTTAAAGAAGCAGCAGAAAAAGCGAAAATCGAGCTTTCTTCTACTACTCAAACTGATGTAAACCTACCTTACGTTACTGCTGATGCGACTGGTCCTAAGCACATGAACATCAAAGTGACTCGTGCGAAGCTTGAGTCTCTAGTTGAAGACCTAGTACAACGTTCTCTTGAGCCTCTAAAAGTTGCTCTAGCGGATGCTGACCTATCTGTAGGCGAAATCACTGACGTTATCCTAGTTGGTGGTCAAACACGTATGCCTATGGTTCAAGCTAAAGTTGCTGAGTTCTTCGGTAAAGAAGCTCGTAAAGACGTAAACCCTGACGAAGCAGTAGCAATGGGCGCTGCAGTTCAAGGTGGTGTATTAGCTGGTGACGTTAAAGACGTACTACTTCTAGACGTTACTCCTCTATCTTTCGGTATCGAAACGATGGGTGGCGTAATGACTAAGCTAATCGAGAAAAACACAACTATCCCAACAAAAGCGGATCAAGTGTTCTCTACAGCTGAAGATAACCAAAGCGCGGTAACTATCCACGTACTACAAGGTGAGCGTAAGCAAGCGACTTACAACAAGTCTCTTGGTCAGTTCAACCTAGAAGGTATCCAGCCAGCACCACGTGGCATGCCACAAATCGAAGTAACTTTCGACCTAGATGCTGACGGTATCCTAAACGTATCTGCGAAAGATAAAGCGACGGGTAAAGAGCAGAAGATCACTATCCAAGCATCAGGCGGTCTGTCTGAGGAAGAGATCGAAGCAATGGTACAAGAAGCAGAAGCTAACAAAGAAGCGGACAAGAAGTTCGAAGAGCTAGTAACTGCACGTAACCAAGCTGACCAAATGATTCACGGTACTCGTAAGCAAGTAGAAGAAGCTGGTGAAGCTCTACCTGCAGACGAGAAAGAGAAGATTGAAGCAGCTATCGCAGCTCTAGAATCAGTTAAGTCTGGTGACGACAAAGAAGCGATCGACGCTAAAGTTCAAGAACTTATGCAAGCAGCTCAGAAGCTAATGGAAATCGCTCAACAGCAAGCTCAAGCTCAACAAGCTGGTGCTGAAGCAGGTGAGCAACCTAAGCAAGACGACGATGTTGTTGACGCAGAGTTTGAAGAAGTTAAAGACGACAAAAAATAA
- a CDS encoding type IV pilin protein, giving the protein MIRKNICNSNNIRLQGMTLIELLIVVAIIGILGAIAYPSYTHHVLAGHRATAIADIARIQLELEASYDDGYDWSHIISGSNCLICDTDSSRFSFSVVSSASTAYTISATPKSEVGQDKDDCFDGVSPKKLTLNNANVEYPEACWL; this is encoded by the coding sequence ATGATTCGAAAAAATATATGCAACAGCAACAACATACGTTTACAAGGAATGACATTGATCGAGTTATTGATTGTGGTTGCCATTATCGGGATCTTGGGTGCTATCGCCTATCCAAGCTACACCCATCATGTTTTAGCAGGTCATCGAGCTACAGCTATCGCTGACATAGCACGCATACAACTAGAGTTAGAAGCGAGTTACGATGACGGCTATGATTGGAGTCATATCATCTCAGGAAGCAACTGCTTAATTTGTGATACCGACAGCTCGCGATTTTCATTCAGCGTCGTAAGTTCGGCGTCTACTGCTTATACGATTTCAGCCACACCAAAGTCGGAAGTAGGGCAAGATAAAGATGATTGTTTTGATGGCGTTAGTCCAAAAAAGCTCACTCTCAACAACGCCAATGTTGAATACCCAGAGGCTTGTTGGCTGTGA
- the dnaJ gene encoding molecular chaperone DnaJ — protein MSKRDFYEVLGVSRDASERDIKKAYKRLAMKFHPDRNQGDESAAEKFKEVKVAYEILTDSQKKAAYDQYGHAAFEQGGMGGGGGFGGGHGDFGDIFGDVFGDIFGGGRRGGGQQRAQRGSDLRYNMELTLEEAVRGVSKEIEVPTLVECDVCDGSGAKKGSSAQTCGTCHGHGQVQMRQGFFAVQQTCPTCNGKGKIIKDPCNSCHGQGRKQKTKTLNVKIPAGVDTGDRIRLSGEGEAGEQGAPAGDLYVQVHVKEHNIFERDGNNLYCEVPVSFSMAALGGEVEVPTLDGRVNLKVPEETQTGRMFRMRGKGVKGVRGGGVGDLIVKLVVETPVKLSSRQKELLREFEETCGGEAASKHKPKSEGFFSGVKNFFDDLTK, from the coding sequence ATGTCAAAACGTGATTTTTACGAAGTATTAGGCGTCAGCCGTGATGCATCAGAGCGCGATATTAAAAAGGCGTACAAACGCTTAGCAATGAAGTTCCACCCAGACCGTAACCAGGGTGATGAAAGCGCAGCAGAAAAGTTTAAAGAAGTAAAAGTAGCGTATGAGATCCTTACCGATTCTCAGAAGAAAGCCGCTTATGACCAGTATGGTCACGCAGCCTTTGAACAAGGCGGTATGGGCGGCGGTGGCGGCTTCGGCGGCGGTCATGGTGATTTCGGTGACATCTTCGGTGATGTGTTTGGCGATATCTTTGGTGGTGGTCGTCGTGGTGGCGGTCAGCAACGTGCACAACGTGGTTCAGACCTGCGCTACAACATGGAACTGACTCTAGAAGAGGCGGTTCGCGGTGTATCGAAAGAGATTGAAGTACCTACACTCGTTGAGTGTGACGTATGTGACGGTAGCGGCGCGAAGAAAGGCTCTTCAGCTCAAACCTGTGGTACGTGTCATGGCCACGGTCAAGTTCAAATGCGTCAAGGCTTCTTTGCTGTTCAACAAACGTGTCCAACGTGTAACGGTAAAGGCAAGATCATTAAAGACCCATGTAACTCTTGTCATGGTCAAGGTCGTAAGCAGAAGACCAAAACACTTAACGTTAAGATTCCAGCTGGCGTGGACACGGGCGACCGTATCCGTCTATCTGGCGAAGGTGAAGCGGGAGAGCAAGGCGCTCCAGCAGGCGACCTATATGTACAAGTTCATGTAAAAGAGCACAACATCTTTGAGCGTGACGGCAACAACCTTTACTGCGAAGTACCAGTAAGTTTCTCTATGGCTGCGCTAGGCGGTGAGGTTGAAGTTCCTACACTGGACGGTCGTGTAAACCTTAAGGTGCCAGAAGAGACACAAACGGGCCGTATGTTCCGTATGCGTGGCAAAGGCGTGAAAGGCGTTCGTGGCGGCGGTGTGGGTGACCTAATCGTTAAGCTAGTGGTTGAGACACCGGTTAAGCTAAGCTCTCGTCAGAAAGAGCTTCTACGTGAGTTTGAAGAGACATGTGGCGGTGAAGCGGCAAGCAAGCACAAGCCTAAGTCTGAAGGTTTCTTCAGCGGCGTTAAAAACTTCTTCGATGACCTAACTAAATAA